A genome region from Gossypium hirsutum isolate 1008001.06 chromosome A04, Gossypium_hirsutum_v2.1, whole genome shotgun sequence includes the following:
- the LOC107931243 gene encoding S-adenosylmethionine synthase 4 has product MDTFLFTSESVNEGHPDKICDQVSDAILDACLEQDPESKVACETCTKTNMVMVFGEITTNAKVDYEKIVRDTCRGIGFTSADVGLDADNCKVLVNIEQQSPDIAQGVHGHLTKKPEEIGAGDQGHMFGYATDETPEFMPLTHVLATKLGARLTEVRKNKTCPWLRPDGKTQVTVEYRNEGGAMVPIRVHTILISTQHDETVTNEKIHADLKEHVIKPVIPAKYLDDKTIFHLNPSGRFVIGGPHGDAGLTGRKIIIDTYGGWGAHGGGAFSGKDPTKVDRSGAYIVRQAAKSVVASGLARRCIVQVSYAIGVPEPLSVFVDTYKTGKIPDKDILQLIKEIFDFRPGMISINLDLKRGGKFRYQKTAAYGHFGRDDKDFTWEIVKPLKPKA; this is encoded by the coding sequence ATGGACACCTTCCTATTCACTTCCGAATCTGTCAATGAGGGCCACCCCGACAAGATTTGCGACCAGGTTTCAGATGCTATTCTTGATGCATGCCTAGAACAAGATCCAGAAAGCAAAGTAGCTTGTGAAACTTGTACCAAGACAAACATGGTTATGGTCTTTGGCGAGATCACAACCAACGCTAAAGTTGACTATGAGAAAATCGTTCGTGATACTTGCAGAGGTATAGGGTTTACATCAGCTGATGTTGGCCTTGATGCTGACAACTGCAAAGTTCTAGTTAACATTGAGCAACAGAGCCCTGATATTGCTCAAGGAGTTCATGGCCACCTCACCAAGAAGCCTGAGGAAATTGGGGCTGGTGACCAGGGTCACATGTTCGGTTATGCAACTGATGAAACCCCTGAGTTTATGCCTCTAACCCATGTGCTTGCAACCAAGCTCGGCGCCAGGCTCACTGAAGTGAGGAAGAACAAGACATGCCCATGGCTGAGGCCTGACGGTAAAACCCAAGTGACTGTCGAGTATCGTAATGAGGGTGGAGCCATGGTCCCTATTCGTGTTCACACAATTCTCATTTCAACCCAACATGATGAGACTGTCACCAATGAGAAGATCCATGCAGATTTGAAAGAACATGTTATTAAGCCTGTTATTCCTGCGAAGTATCTCGATGACAAAACCATTTTCCATCTCAACCCATCTGGTAGGTTTGTAATCGGTGGACCTCATGGAGATGCGGGACTCACTGGCCGAAAGATAATTATTGATACCTATGGTGGGTGGGGTGCTCATGGTGGAGGTGCCTTCTCAGGAAAGGATCCTACAAAGGTGGACCGTAGTGGTGCCTACATTGTTAGGCAAGCAGCAAAGAGTGTTGTGGCCTCAGGGCTTGCACGCCGCTGTATTGTGCAAGTATCCTATGCAATCGGTGTGCCTGAACCATTGTCGGTATTTGTTGACACATACAAGACAGGCAAGATCCCAGACAAGGATATATTGCAATTGATTAAGGAGATCTTTGACTTCAGGCCAGGGATGATCTCTATCAATCTTGATTTGAAGAGGGGAGgcaaatttaggtaccaaaagaCTGCTGCTTATGGTCATTTTGGACGTGATGACAAAGATTTCACTTGGGAGATTGTCAAGCCTCTTAAACCAAAGGCCTAA
- the LOC107931221 gene encoding peptidyl-prolyl cis-trans isomerase PASTICCINO1-like isoform X1 codes for MDFPMLDWTGLKFQEIMNEAEKIRVTGNQLFKEGKFKLAKAKYEKVLREFNHVNPQTDEEGKVFLDTRNSLCLNVAACFLKMGECRKSIDACNKVHTLAFCSGVLDSLVVELKAS; via the exons ATGGACTTCCCGATGCTG GATTGGACTGGTTTGAAGTTTCAGGAAATAATGAATGAAGCAGAAAAAATTCGAGTGACG GGTAACCAACTCTTCAAAGAGGGAAAATTTAAACTTGCCAAGGCAAAATATGAAAAG GTGCTTCGGGAGTTCAATCATGTTAATCCACAAACGGATGAGGAAGGAAAAGTGTTTTTAGACACAAGA AATTCTTTATGTCTGAATGTAGCTGCGTGCTTCCTCAAAATGGGAGAATGCAGAAAGTCCATTGACGCATGTAATAAG GTGCATACTTTGGCTTTCTGTTCCGGTGTTTTGGATTCTTTGGTGGTTGAATTGAAAGCATCATAG
- the LOC107931221 gene encoding peptidyl-prolyl cis-trans isomerase PASTICCINO1-like isoform X2: MDFPMLDWTGLKFQEIMNEAEKIRVTGNQLFKEGKFKLAKAKYEKVLREFNHVNPQTDEEGKVFLDTRLRASSKWENAESPLTHVIRCILWLSVPVFWILWWLN, translated from the exons ATGGACTTCCCGATGCTG GATTGGACTGGTTTGAAGTTTCAGGAAATAATGAATGAAGCAGAAAAAATTCGAGTGACG GGTAACCAACTCTTCAAAGAGGGAAAATTTAAACTTGCCAAGGCAAAATATGAAAAG GTGCTTCGGGAGTTCAATCATGTTAATCCACAAACGGATGAGGAAGGAAAAGTGTTTTTAGACACAAGA CTGCGTGCTTCCTCAAAATGGGAGAATGCAGAAAGTCCATTGACGCATGTAATAAG GTGCATACTTTGGCTTTCTGTTCCGGTGTTTTGGATTCTTTGGTGGTTGAATTGA